The following coding sequences lie in one Scatophagus argus isolate fScaArg1 chromosome 9, fScaArg1.pri, whole genome shotgun sequence genomic window:
- the LOC124065450 gene encoding macrophage mannose receptor 1 isoform X1, translating to MTQTLHLLFISGFCFTFTLGSSDFHLIELVKSYKEAKTYCREMYTDLATVHNSTDMKNLITLATTTDRAWIGLEIGDVWMWHWSWPDQKLDFLNWKAGQPQKNNQDACAAMDQHGEWFESDCGTKRSFVCQGISEPSGPIFVAETKSWRDAQNHCRNLLSDLVSIHSAEENEAVQNVSGAQNVWTGLFKDPWQWSDGSNSSFRNWKPSQPNYFEGQDCAAVIFKDEGKWNDLKCVTKRNFVCQGARKSVPTTTTQTTTQDTLTTVTTDDDDVSGLTTPVGTSAHPTENSQSSPPGKLILIQKNMTWIEAMSYCRKHHIDLVHILTKDIQEKVAEKAKNSTSPHVWLGLRYTCNFNFWFWTSSTTDCYLNWAPGQGPEGKYDCGVTGAIEATGRQQWVGLPQTEKLNFICYTCVG from the exons ATGACTCAAACTCTGCATCTGCTTTTTATCTCAG GTTTTTGTTTCACCTTCACACTGGGATCTTCAGATTTTCACCTTATTGAACTTGTAAAGAGCTATAAAGAAGCAAAGACCTACTGTAGAGAGATGTACACTGATTTAGCTACAGTTCACAATTCAACAGATATGAAAAATTTGATCACTTTAGCTACAACTACTGACAGAGCCTGGATAGGACTGGAGATTGGAGATGTGTGGATGTGGCACTGGTCATGGCCTgatcaaaaacttgattttttaaACTGGAAGGCAGGACAACCACAAAAGAATAATCAAGATGCGTGTGCAGCAATGGATCAACATGGCGAGTGGTTTGAAAGTGACTGTGGAACTAAAAGAAGTTTTGTTTGCCAAG GCATCAGTGAGCCCAGCGGTCCCATTTTTGTTGCTGAGACGAAATCGTGGAGGGACGCTCAGAATCATTGCAGGAACTTATTGTCAGATCTCGTCAGCATACATTCAGCAGAAGAGAATGAGGCAGTACAGAATGTGTCTGGGGCGCAAAATGTGTGGACAGGTCTCTTCAAAGATCCCTGGCAGTGGTCTGATGGGAGCAACTCGTCATTCCGCAACTGGAAACCCTCCCAGCCTAACTACTTTGAAGGTCAggactgtgctgctgtcataTTCAAAGATGAAGGGAAGTGGAATGACCTGAAATGCGTTACGAAACGCAATTTTGTTTGTCAGGGAG CAAGGAAGTCAGTTCCAACAACCACCACTCAAACAACTACACAGGATACCCTTACAACAG TGACTACAGATGATGACGATGTCTCTGGATTAACAACACCAGTGGGGACTTCAGCACATCccactgaaaacagtcaaaGTTCGCCTCCAG gAAAACTGATACTAATCCAGAAAAATATGACATGGATTGAAGCAATGAGCTACTGCAGGAAGCACCATATTGATCTTGTCCACATTCTCACCAAAGACATTCAGGAGAAGGTGGCTGAAAAAGCAAAGAACTCCACATCTCCCCATGTCTGGCTAGGTCTACGCTACACGTGTAACTTTAACTTTTGGTTCTGGACTAGTTCAACTACTGACTGTTACCTGAACTGGGCACCAGGACAAGGACCTGAAGGAAAATATGACTGTGGTGTTACAGGCGCTATTGAGGCCACTGGGAGGCAGCAGTGGGTAGGCTTGCCTCAGACAGAAAAGCTGAATTTCATCTGCTACACATGTGTTGGATGA
- the LOC124065450 gene encoding C-type mannose receptor 2 isoform X2: MTQTLHLLFISGFCFTFTLGSSDFHLIELVKSYKEAKTYCREMYTDLATVHNSTDMKNLITLATTTDRAWIGLEIGDVWMWHWSWPDQKLDFLNWKAGQPQKNNQDACAAMDQHGEWFESDCGTKRSFVCQGISEPSGPIFVAETKSWRDAQNHCRNLLSDLVSIHSAEENEAVQNVSGAQNVWTGLFKDPWQWSDGSNSSFRNWKPSQPNYFEGQDCAAVIFKDEGKWNDLKCVTKRNFVCQGARKSVPTTTTQTTTQDTLTTVTTDDDDVSGLTTPVGTSAHPTENSQSSPPDIQEKVAEKAKNSTSPHVWLGLRYTCNFNFWFWTSSTTDCYLNWAPGQGPEGKYDCGVTGAIEATGRQQWVGLPQTEKLNFICYTCVG, from the exons ATGACTCAAACTCTGCATCTGCTTTTTATCTCAG GTTTTTGTTTCACCTTCACACTGGGATCTTCAGATTTTCACCTTATTGAACTTGTAAAGAGCTATAAAGAAGCAAAGACCTACTGTAGAGAGATGTACACTGATTTAGCTACAGTTCACAATTCAACAGATATGAAAAATTTGATCACTTTAGCTACAACTACTGACAGAGCCTGGATAGGACTGGAGATTGGAGATGTGTGGATGTGGCACTGGTCATGGCCTgatcaaaaacttgattttttaaACTGGAAGGCAGGACAACCACAAAAGAATAATCAAGATGCGTGTGCAGCAATGGATCAACATGGCGAGTGGTTTGAAAGTGACTGTGGAACTAAAAGAAGTTTTGTTTGCCAAG GCATCAGTGAGCCCAGCGGTCCCATTTTTGTTGCTGAGACGAAATCGTGGAGGGACGCTCAGAATCATTGCAGGAACTTATTGTCAGATCTCGTCAGCATACATTCAGCAGAAGAGAATGAGGCAGTACAGAATGTGTCTGGGGCGCAAAATGTGTGGACAGGTCTCTTCAAAGATCCCTGGCAGTGGTCTGATGGGAGCAACTCGTCATTCCGCAACTGGAAACCCTCCCAGCCTAACTACTTTGAAGGTCAggactgtgctgctgtcataTTCAAAGATGAAGGGAAGTGGAATGACCTGAAATGCGTTACGAAACGCAATTTTGTTTGTCAGGGAG CAAGGAAGTCAGTTCCAACAACCACCACTCAAACAACTACACAGGATACCCTTACAACAG TGACTACAGATGATGACGATGTCTCTGGATTAACAACACCAGTGGGGACTTCAGCACATCccactgaaaacagtcaaaGTTCGCCTCCAG ACATTCAGGAGAAGGTGGCTGAAAAAGCAAAGAACTCCACATCTCCCCATGTCTGGCTAGGTCTACGCTACACGTGTAACTTTAACTTTTGGTTCTGGACTAGTTCAACTACTGACTGTTACCTGAACTGGGCACCAGGACAAGGACCTGAAGGAAAATATGACTGTGGTGTTACAGGCGCTATTGAGGCCACTGGGAGGCAGCAGTGGGTAGGCTTGCCTCAGACAGAAAAGCTGAATTTCATCTGCTACACATGTGTTGGATGA